A single Acetivibrio cellulolyticus CD2 DNA region contains:
- a CDS encoding class I adenylate-forming enzyme family protein produces the protein MYKVNYCELLFGTQEEYLDREAVIDGENGRRITYRGLKEEVLRVAAFLKEKGYKPGTIISMHLYNSAEAAVVLLAVEYIGCVICLVDPLFKPCELNYYVKDSDSKCLITYLKKEDVPLEEGLEVDIINVREIEEACKIPLADYSRVEEYYNFEEDDLAMLIYTSGSTSTPKGVMLTTGCFFTFLRKNRESKYPYDPDDRLLCFVPFSHAYGCVSLFAPSMEGKAAIVFLRSFQPVRIAKVIDDEKITHIFGVPTHYQQLLRYEAFYVQLRKLKKAFCAAAPLNYDTALSWYKNIGIYLDEGLGLCEATTLITSRRDMLPEPAGNVGFPAKSVLVVEVADQQGQICEDGVIGEIRVKGPGLMLGYYKRPEETAERLRDGYLYTGDLGYRRSDGSFVLCGRRTEFINVAGLKISPIEIEAVLNSHPDVVDSAVVGVEDSLYGEVVKAFVVLKEDRNTQDRDLIRYASEKLANLKIPKSITFLAEFPRNNIGKIDKKALKNM, from the coding sequence ATGTATAAGGTGAATTATTGTGAGCTTTTATTTGGTACACAAGAGGAATACCTGGATAGAGAAGCTGTTATTGACGGTGAAAACGGAAGAAGAATTACTTACAGGGGGTTAAAAGAAGAGGTATTAAGAGTTGCAGCTTTCTTGAAAGAAAAAGGATATAAACCTGGCACAATTATTTCCATGCACCTGTATAATAGTGCAGAAGCTGCTGTTGTACTTCTTGCAGTCGAATATATCGGATGTGTTATTTGTCTGGTAGACCCTTTATTTAAACCGTGTGAACTCAATTATTATGTTAAGGATTCCGATTCGAAATGTTTGATAACTTACCTTAAAAAGGAGGACGTTCCTTTAGAAGAGGGACTTGAAGTGGATATAATCAATGTCAGAGAGATTGAAGAAGCATGCAAGATACCGCTGGCAGACTATTCCCGGGTTGAGGAATATTATAATTTTGAAGAAGATGACTTGGCTATGCTTATATATACATCAGGTTCAACATCAACACCTAAAGGGGTTATGCTGACAACTGGATGTTTTTTCACGTTTTTAAGAAAAAATAGAGAATCAAAGTACCCCTATGACCCGGATGACAGGCTACTGTGCTTTGTTCCTTTCTCACATGCTTACGGATGTGTTTCACTTTTTGCTCCTTCTATGGAAGGAAAAGCAGCAATTGTCTTTTTAAGGTCATTTCAACCGGTTAGAATTGCAAAAGTGATTGACGACGAGAAAATTACCCATATTTTCGGAGTGCCTACCCATTACCAGCAATTATTGAGATATGAAGCATTTTATGTTCAACTCAGAAAACTTAAAAAAGCTTTTTGTGCAGCTGCACCTTTAAATTATGATACAGCATTGTCATGGTATAAAAACATAGGTATTTACCTTGATGAAGGGTTGGGGCTTTGTGAAGCAACTACACTGATTACATCAAGACGTGACATGCTGCCTGAACCTGCCGGAAATGTTGGATTTCCAGCTAAAAGTGTACTTGTAGTTGAGGTTGCAGACCAACAAGGACAAATATGCGAGGATGGTGTTATTGGTGAAATCCGTGTTAAAGGGCCGGGTTTGATGCTGGGGTATTATAAGAGACCTGAAGAAACTGCAGAAAGGCTGAGAGACGGATATTTATATACGGGGGATCTTGGATACCGCAGGAGTGACGGTTCTTTTGTCTTATGCGGAAGAAGAACAGAGTTCATAAATGTAGCAGGTCTAAAAATTTCACCAATAGAGATTGAAGCGGTATTAAATTCACACCCTGATGTAGTAGATTCAGCAGTAGTGGGTGTAGAAGATAGCTTGTATGGAGAAGTTGTCAAAGCTTTCGTTGTACTCAAAGAAGATAGAAATACACAAGATCGTGACTTGATTAGATATGCTTCAGAGAAGCTCGCAAATTTAAAAATACCTAAGAGTATCACATTTCTAGCAGAGTTCCCAAGAAATAATATAGGCAAAATTGATAAAAAGGCTTTAAAAAATATGTAA
- a CDS encoding ketoacyl-ACP synthase III — translation MEIDIQFPDIKPLNVKRQAKIISMGVGLPERVVSNQEIIDKYNIIATDRAVKFSIGISERRWINSDESLEGLMAKAVRQCLNKAEISIEQVDKVIYTKLLGDYQIPALSVALLKELGTTVGIPAFDISSACSGFMHAMDLAVRSIASGDEYVLVIGGGTSSKGIQRWNKPNPKTIFLYGDGITAMLLGRSDTKHFISSYIFTNPVFYNIAYIPYGTSTLRDGIKEIDYNMFDMRIDNGNLIMESSVEHAKVVCEKLLMDAGLTLNDIDFFVTSDQSTVIWEAQLKALNIPKEKSISCFHKYGNTVASMSPLNLYELIETGRLKRGNIVMMHGHGAGASSGGFIFKY, via the coding sequence TCAATGGGAGTTGGACTACCTGAACGTGTTGTATCTAACCAGGAAATAATCGATAAATATAATATAATTGCTACCGACAGGGCTGTAAAATTTTCAATTGGGATTAGCGAAAGAAGATGGATTAACAGTGATGAAAGTCTCGAAGGATTAATGGCTAAAGCGGTAAGGCAATGTCTTAACAAAGCAGAAATAAGTATTGAACAGGTGGATAAGGTTATATACACAAAACTTCTTGGTGATTATCAAATACCTGCGCTATCTGTTGCCCTTTTAAAAGAACTTGGAACTACGGTGGGAATTCCAGCTTTTGATATATCGTCTGCCTGCAGCGGATTTATGCATGCAATGGATCTAGCCGTTAGAAGTATTGCTTCAGGTGATGAATATGTTCTGGTAATTGGTGGAGGAACTAGTTCGAAAGGAATACAAAGGTGGAACAAACCAAATCCCAAGACCATATTTCTTTATGGAGACGGAATTACAGCCATGCTTTTAGGAAGGTCAGATACAAAACATTTTATATCTTCTTATATTTTTACCAATCCAGTATTCTATAATATTGCCTATATACCTTATGGTACAAGCACTTTAAGAGATGGAATTAAAGAAATCGATTATAATATGTTTGATATGAGAATTGATAATGGAAATCTAATAATGGAAAGCTCTGTTGAGCATGCAAAAGTAGTTTGTGAAAAACTTCTGATGGATGCAGGTCTTACCTTAAATGATATAGACTTTTTTGTTACATCTGATCAGTCTACCGTAATATGGGAAGCTCAATTGAAAGCTCTTAATATTCCAAAGGAAAAAAGCATAAGTTGTTTCCATAAATATGGGAACACTGTTGCAAGTATGAGTCCATTAAACCTGTATGAATTAATCGAAACAGGAAGGCTTAAAAGAGGGAATATTGTAATGATGCACGGACATGGTGCAGGAGCCAGCAGTGGTGGATTTATATTTAAATATTAA